One bacterium DNA segment encodes these proteins:
- a CDS encoding sigma-54-dependent Fis family transcriptional regulator, producing MTVMQGAEPRLLVVDDDPLIREELESLFTAQPYEVECVANVTDAMQRLAQREFALALVDVRIGGGDGIALTKDVREHWPDVDVIMITGYGSIRNAVEAMRQGAVDYITKPFQPEELLHAVRKALERRRLIDEIEYLRQQLSDRYAFANMVSRNPAMLEIFATLEMLARNDVTVLITGESGTGKELAARAIHFQGKRRAARFVAINCAAVPEALMESELFGYERGAFTGAMSERIGKVELANGGTLFLDEVESIPLPMQAKLLRVLEERAIERLGGNRRVQVDMRVVAATNVDLAKLVREGRVREDFYYRINVVPIALPPLRERREDIPLLVAEFLRSNELAKEKGLNRLTERAINQLLGYDFPGNIRELSNVMERAVLRAKGDTIKEVDVPSSGKSDGRRGAVGHYHLPLKEFLRGAERDYLSQLLHQYQGGIARCARHASVDQATLHRKIKAHGLRADEYRQNGRIH from the coding sequence TTGACGGTCATGCAGGGCGCCGAGCCGAGACTTCTGGTGGTCGACGACGACCCGCTCATCCGCGAGGAGCTGGAATCGTTGTTCACGGCGCAGCCGTACGAGGTCGAGTGCGTGGCCAACGTCACCGACGCCATGCAGCGACTGGCGCAGCGCGAGTTCGCGCTGGCGCTGGTCGACGTCCGCATCGGCGGCGGCGACGGTATCGCCCTCACCAAGGACGTGCGCGAGCACTGGCCGGACGTCGACGTGATCATGATCACCGGCTACGGCAGCATCCGCAATGCCGTCGAGGCGATGCGCCAGGGCGCGGTCGACTACATCACCAAGCCGTTCCAGCCCGAGGAGCTGCTGCACGCGGTGCGCAAGGCGCTGGAACGGCGACGGCTGATCGACGAGATCGAGTACCTGCGCCAGCAGCTCTCCGATCGGTACGCGTTCGCCAACATGGTGAGCCGCAACCCGGCGATGCTGGAGATCTTCGCCACCCTGGAGATGCTGGCGCGCAACGACGTGACGGTGCTGATCACCGGCGAGTCGGGCACCGGCAAGGAGCTGGCGGCGCGCGCCATCCATTTCCAGGGCAAGCGCCGAGCCGCCCGCTTCGTCGCCATCAACTGCGCCGCGGTGCCCGAGGCGCTGATGGAGAGCGAGCTCTTCGGCTACGAGCGCGGCGCCTTCACCGGCGCCATGAGCGAACGCATCGGCAAGGTGGAGCTCGCCAACGGCGGCACGCTGTTCCTCGACGAGGTCGAGAGCATCCCGCTCCCGATGCAGGCCAAGCTGTTGCGCGTTCTCGAGGAGCGCGCCATCGAGCGCCTGGGCGGCAACCGCCGCGTCCAGGTCGACATGCGGGTGGTGGCGGCGACCAACGTCGACCTCGCCAAGCTGGTGCGCGAGGGGCGGGTGCGCGAGGACTTCTACTACCGCATCAACGTCGTGCCCATCGCCTTGCCGCCGCTGCGCGAGCGCCGCGAGGACATCCCGCTGCTCGTCGCCGAGTTCCTGCGCAGCAACGAGCTGGCGAAGGAGAAAGGCCTGAACCGCCTCACCGAGCGGGCGATCAACCAACTCCTCGGCTACGACTTCCCGGGCAACATCCGCGAGCTCTCGAACGTGATGGAGCGCGCGGTGCTGCGCGCCAAGGGCGACACCATCAAGGAGGTCGACGTGCCGAGCAGCGGCAAGAGCGACGGCCGGCGCGGCGCGGTCGGCCATTACCACCTGCCGCTCAAGGAGTTCCTCAGGGGCGCCGAGCGCGATTACCTGTCGCAGCTCCTGCACCAGTACCAGGGCGGGATCGCGCGCTGCGCCCGGCACGCGTCGGTCGACCAGGCGACGCTGCACCGCAAGATCAAGGCCCATGGCCTGCGTGCCGACGAATACCGCCAGAACGGGCGGATCCATTGA
- a CDS encoding AAA family ATPase — MYCDFYQMQERPFNVTADPKFLYLNARYREALASLHYGITQRKGFVTLIGEAGTGKTTLLKKLLDDLDQTTRTVFVFNTNVTFDEILEYIFGEFDLPVHNGKRLYMLQRLNQFLLEELGKGRNVALLIDEAQDLDYSVLEDLRLLSNLETAKEKILQIVLSGQPELGQKLGNPGLRQLRQRVAVNCRLLPLSREELSEYIQARLTAAGAADTKLFTRDAEERIFEISAGIPRLVNIVCDNALVIGYALGKRRIGADVVNEAAADLLTVESRGLAGDVVEAPAPVVVESAPRGRRGVSAVGIVAVVVVALVIGLLSVGRSLLRRDAAGDRAVAERPPLEVVQPGSRSDAPPAGRPPADAAGGQGAAAAPAADPAAAAPATDGPAHAPPIGPEAAIAAREALQQAERENAEAHAAALKAALAEPITELPAGAPFGGPAAAAPAPSGEAPSAAAEAPPAAAPAAAPPQVALAAEAVVPPVAVPTPQPGMLETADDLRLALPTYQRVMVKPGDSISQIASQTYGQASPTVLDLMKMANPSIRDIDVISVGQELKLPQLQGLAMLQQPDGRFALLLLSTPAEGRAREIGKALRKHGFDARVGKANFGGGRQVWRVVISDLDSRATAQSVGEQLQRVVREDTRIAQMAE; from the coding sequence ATGTACTGCGATTTCTACCAGATGCAGGAGCGGCCCTTCAACGTCACGGCCGACCCCAAGTTCCTGTACCTGAACGCCCGCTATCGCGAGGCGCTGGCCTCGCTGCACTACGGCATCACCCAGCGCAAGGGCTTCGTGACCCTGATCGGCGAGGCCGGCACCGGCAAGACGACGCTGCTCAAGAAGCTGCTCGACGATCTCGACCAGACCACGCGCACGGTCTTCGTCTTCAACACCAACGTCACCTTCGACGAGATCCTCGAGTACATCTTCGGCGAGTTCGACCTGCCGGTGCACAACGGCAAGCGGCTCTACATGCTGCAGCGGTTGAACCAGTTCCTGCTCGAGGAGCTGGGCAAGGGGCGCAACGTCGCGCTGCTGATCGACGAGGCGCAGGACCTCGACTACTCCGTGCTCGAGGACCTGCGCCTGCTGTCGAACCTGGAGACGGCGAAGGAGAAGATCCTGCAGATCGTGCTCTCCGGGCAGCCCGAGCTGGGGCAGAAGCTGGGGAACCCCGGCCTGCGCCAGTTGCGGCAGCGCGTCGCGGTGAACTGCCGCCTGCTGCCGCTCAGCCGCGAGGAGCTGAGCGAGTACATCCAGGCGCGCCTCACCGCCGCCGGGGCCGCCGACACCAAGCTGTTCACGCGCGATGCCGAGGAGCGCATCTTCGAGATCTCCGCCGGCATCCCGCGCCTGGTCAACATCGTGTGCGACAACGCCCTGGTCATCGGCTACGCGCTCGGCAAGCGGCGCATCGGCGCCGACGTCGTCAACGAGGCGGCGGCCGACCTGCTGACCGTCGAGTCGCGCGGCCTCGCCGGCGACGTCGTCGAGGCACCGGCGCCGGTGGTCGTGGAGAGCGCGCCGCGCGGCCGGCGCGGCGTCTCGGCCGTGGGCATCGTCGCGGTCGTCGTCGTCGCGCTGGTGATCGGCCTGCTGTCGGTGGGGCGCAGCCTGCTGCGGCGCGACGCCGCCGGCGATCGCGCCGTCGCCGAGCGGCCGCCGCTGGAGGTCGTGCAGCCCGGATCGCGCTCCGATGCGCCGCCGGCCGGACGTCCGCCGGCCGACGCCGCGGGCGGGCAGGGCGCCGCCGCCGCGCCGGCCGCCGATCCGGCGGCCGCCGCTCCCGCCACCGACGGACCGGCGCACGCGCCGCCGATCGGCCCGGAAGCGGCGATCGCGGCGCGCGAGGCGCTGCAACAGGCGGAGCGCGAGAACGCCGAGGCCCACGCCGCGGCGCTCAAGGCGGCGCTCGCCGAGCCGATCACCGAGCTGCCGGCGGGGGCGCCGTTCGGCGGCCCCGCCGCCGCGGCACCGGCGCCCAGCGGCGAGGCGCCGTCAGCGGCAGCCGAGGCGCCACCTGCGGCGGCGCCGGCCGCGGCGCCGCCGCAGGTGGCGCTGGCGGCCGAGGCCGTCGTGCCGCCGGTGGCGGTGCCGACGCCGCAGCCGGGCATGCTCGAGACGGCCGACGATCTGCGCCTGGCGCTGCCGACCTATCAGCGGGTGATGGTGAAGCCGGGCGATTCGATCTCGCAGATCGCCAGCCAGACCTACGGCCAGGCGAGCCCGACGGTGCTCGATCTGATGAAGATGGCCAACCCGTCGATCCGCGACATCGACGTCATCTCGGTCGGCCAGGAGCTCAAGTTGCCACAGTTGCAGGGGTTGGCGATGCTACAGCAGCCGGACGGACGCTTCGCGCTGCTGCTGCTCTCGACGCCGGCCGAGGGGCGGGCGCGCGAGATCGGCAAGGCGCTGCGCAAGCATGGGTTCGACGCGCGCGTCGGCAAGGCCAACTTCGGCGGCGGGCGGCAGGTGTGGCGGGTGGTGATCTCCGATCTCGACAGTCGCGCGACGGCGCAGTCGGTGGGCGAGCAGTTGCAGCGTGTGGTGCGCGAGGACACGCGCATCGCGCAGATGGCGGAGTGA
- a CDS encoding sulfatase codes for MGRLLRGLFAGLFAGALGGALVGIGESALVTFTSAASDEYWLVLFGVVAYGAIGAGCGAAAALAWQLVRRGAATDVALARVGAFAGMLPLAFAVAQYQINQRVFDEGLSFASSTGAMAYGAILVVAVLVSLVAVLFAGAATRAAGVLGPALAVGVLALVGWGIGAATDHSGMAEIARHASGAAAGKPNVILVVVDTLRSDASRTAAEQPGGFATIHRDGVAFERAYAQASWTRPSIATLLTSEYPSVHRTEHKMDILPNDATTLAEVLKGQGYWTAAFTTNINVAPIFNFQQGFDEFHYLEPSFYFGASDSATKLAVYKGLRAAREKMSNKIWVENFYQDAHVVDQHVEAWLGSKPPEPFFLFVHYMDPHDPYFEIPYDGRGIARVSTPNPPAGERDELHDLYMESVRYHDHYLGELLERLKAQGLYDRSVVAVTADHGEEFHEHGGWWHGTTLYEEALHVPLIIKRPNEPEPGHVRTDLARLLDVAPTLVAAAGAPAPANYQGIDLFTGTVTEPLLAEEDLEGNKLTSLRSGDWKLITANPGNPRGLAPHELYDLASDPREKTNVAGDQSGKVADMLAQLDQMKARIVRGRTAASGTARTHAADPGA; via the coding sequence TTGGGAAGACTGCTTCGCGGCCTGTTCGCCGGCCTGTTCGCCGGCGCCCTCGGAGGGGCGCTGGTCGGCATCGGCGAATCGGCCCTGGTGACCTTCACCTCCGCGGCCAGCGACGAGTACTGGCTGGTGCTCTTCGGCGTCGTCGCCTACGGCGCGATCGGCGCCGGGTGCGGCGCCGCGGCGGCGTTGGCGTGGCAACTGGTGCGGCGCGGCGCCGCCACGGACGTCGCGCTGGCGCGGGTCGGCGCCTTCGCCGGCATGCTGCCGCTCGCCTTCGCGGTGGCGCAGTACCAGATCAACCAGCGCGTCTTCGACGAGGGGCTGAGCTTCGCCTCCAGCACGGGGGCGATGGCGTACGGCGCGATCCTGGTGGTCGCGGTGCTGGTGTCCCTGGTGGCGGTGCTCTTCGCCGGAGCGGCGACGCGCGCCGCCGGCGTGCTCGGGCCGGCGCTCGCCGTCGGCGTGCTCGCCCTGGTCGGCTGGGGCATCGGCGCCGCCACCGATCATTCGGGGATGGCGGAGATCGCCCGCCACGCGAGCGGCGCCGCGGCCGGCAAGCCGAACGTCATCCTGGTCGTCGTCGACACGCTGCGCAGCGACGCGTCACGCACCGCCGCCGAGCAGCCGGGCGGCTTCGCGACCATCCACCGGGACGGCGTCGCCTTCGAGCGGGCCTACGCACAGGCCTCGTGGACGCGGCCGTCGATCGCCACCCTCCTGACCTCCGAGTATCCGTCGGTCCATCGCACCGAGCACAAGATGGACATCCTGCCCAACGACGCGACCACGCTCGCCGAGGTGCTGAAGGGGCAGGGGTACTGGACGGCGGCGTTCACCACCAACATCAACGTCGCCCCGATCTTCAACTTCCAGCAGGGCTTCGACGAGTTCCACTACCTGGAGCCGAGCTTCTACTTCGGCGCCTCCGACTCGGCGACCAAGCTCGCCGTCTACAAGGGGCTCCGCGCCGCCCGAGAGAAGATGTCGAACAAGATCTGGGTCGAGAACTTCTACCAGGACGCGCACGTCGTCGATCAGCACGTCGAAGCCTGGCTCGGCAGCAAACCGCCGGAGCCGTTCTTCCTCTTCGTGCACTACATGGACCCGCACGATCCCTACTTCGAGATTCCGTACGACGGCCGCGGCATCGCCCGCGTGTCGACCCCGAACCCGCCCGCCGGCGAGCGGGACGAGCTCCACGATCTCTACATGGAAAGCGTGCGGTATCACGACCACTACCTGGGCGAGCTGCTCGAACGGCTGAAGGCGCAGGGCCTGTACGACCGCAGCGTCGTCGCCGTCACCGCCGACCACGGCGAGGAGTTCCACGAGCACGGGGGCTGGTGGCACGGCACGACGCTGTACGAGGAGGCGCTGCACGTGCCGTTGATCATCAAGCGGCCCAACGAGCCCGAACCGGGCCACGTGCGCACCGACCTGGCCCGCCTGCTCGACGTCGCGCCGACGCTGGTGGCGGCGGCTGGGGCGCCGGCGCCGGCCAACTACCAGGGCATCGACCTCTTCACCGGCACGGTCACCGAGCCGCTGCTCGCCGAGGAGGACCTCGAGGGCAACAAGCTGACGTCCCTGCGCAGCGGCGACTGGAAGTTGATCACGGCCAATCCCGGCAATCCGCGCGGCCTGGCGCCGCACGAGCTCTACGACCTGGCCAGCGACCCGCGCGAGAAGACCAACGTCGCCGGCGACCAGAGCGGCAAGGTGGCGGACATGCTGGCGCAGCTCGATCAGATGAAGGCGCGCATCGTGCGCGGCCGCACCGCGGCCAGCGGCACGGCGAGGACGCATGCTGCTGATCCTGGGGCTTGA